ATGAACATATGCACAATGTTTTGTCTTGTTTCTCCTATGTAACGCCGATTACTGATCCAtcgtaaaaaaaattacaaaaaataaatcttaacccaTTGTAAAAGTTTTAAGgtgaatacaaaaataaaaaataaaatctaaaggaAAAAGTCACAAGAGGAACCCAAAGATTTTTTGCTTTCACCTGAAGGCAATCTAAATCTGTCATCCATTAACTTTGAAGTTATAATTGATCACAGCTACCAAACTATTCGGAATCCACATTAGGCCTTTAATGCCATTCACTTCGCTGCCAGCAAGCAAAATATTCGTAAAGGGTAAAAATAGTTCTGAGGTTAACTACCAGAAGAAAAGGCAAGTGACGGCAAATCAAGTTCTGGAAATTGAAAGAAAACAAGTATCTGCTGCGTGGCAAATAAATGCATGTATATCTTgatcatgaaaaataaaataaaattggactGGAATGCATAATAATGGTTTCACTAGGAGTACTACTCAGTTGTTTTCAATCATTTGGTTTGCCTCAATCCAAAGGAATTGCACAGAAAGCAACATGGTAGGCAATGAGCAAGGTTATTGCATCAGTCATCATTGAGGCCAGAGGAAAATTATATTTATTAGGAGGAGCATGCCTTGACTTGCATCGATTCAGGGACTGCCACTGCAAGGCTAAAGTACGAGTTGTGGGCTATGATTAAAATGCCTCTTTGGATTGTGGGTACTCTTGTTTTGAATCCATTATGAGATGGAATTAGTTGGGCTGTGTGGTGAAATCGTAAGTGAATCCTTGGGTCTGTGTGTTTTTGGATCATAAGATTAGCGTAGAATGCAGAAAGCTCAAATGTGAATAGTTACTACCAAACAATGGTTATGGTTATGCATTTTTTTCTGGGCCAGTATCTTGTTGAGGGATGGGTAAGTTCTGAACACCCAAACGCTGGACAGGGAAGCAAAGCCTTTTGGGTTTGTGAGATTCTTTCATATCACGAAACCCAAATGCATTAGGTGTGCATGAGGATTGTTTTTTTCGACAGAGTTTGGATATTTCTTGTGCTGattttttatctagggaatgacaGAAAATGGCATGGTACGGTGTTTTACTGGGTGTGGAACTCCACAGAGTGGTTTGTTAATGGTGTTTTTGGGTTTGGAATTTTATAGAGTGGTCTGTTAGTGATATCTTTATAGGTTTTAGCATTGGGGCAAAGGAGTTGTACCACTGTAGTAGTCTGCCGCAGCAAGGGTTTTATATTATAGAGCCATGGAGTCATCTTTTAGCCCTACCAAGAGCTTCAAACGGCTATACTGTAAAGTAGATTCTCAAGTTTGCAGTGGAGGtatatttggatttggattgatAATCGTGGCGTTCTTTTTCTTCATTTACTTCGACATCAAGACAATCTCTGTAGGGCTTCTTCTACACACAGAAGATGGGCAGCtcaacaatttttttgaaaattcgtCATCTGTTGAAACAAACATTGATATTAGGAGCTTCTCAGATGTTCCCAGGCCAGAGTTTTCCCGGAATTTTACTAAGTGTGACCTTTACACTGGATCGTGGATTTGGGATGAATCACATCCCCTTTACCAATCCACCAGTTGCCCATTCATTGATCCTGGGTTTCGGTGCCAGGAGAATGGGAGGCCAGATAAGTTATATATGAAGTGGCGATGGCAACCTTTCGGCTGCAACCTTCCAAGGTTAGTGTAGTTTTCATCCCTTATTCCTGTTAAATCCTATTTGAGCTGTCCAGGAGATATCCTAAGTTCAATCTAAAATATAATGGAATTTCATATTCAATGCACGCAATAGGATAATATGCCCAATTTTAGAGTTAAGGTAAATCATCTTCTCTTATTCCTCTAGAGGACGAAATATTGATATTCAATTCGGTCTGTCCAACAGATATTCTAGTTTTCTTGAACAATCAGTTATATTTGTGGAATTTTATATTCAATATATGTAAAGTGTGAGTGTAGAATTAGTCGAAGCTGAATTCCTGTTAGATGGTTGGTCTTCCTAAGAAGGAGTGAGCTTTGGTAGAATTTCACATTCCATGGAAGAAAATTATTAGCCTAGATGAGAATTAGGCCAATTTTAGGCTGAGGAGACGTTTATTATTGTGCCATATTACCATTGCGTTGCAGATTGAATGATAATTCAAGATAGTTTAGTCTGTAAAGAGACTAGAAACTTTTGTGGGTGGAGCTATATTGGGTTTAATCCTATTTATTTGTCTGCAATTTCAGGTTCAATGCAACTGACATGCTAAATAGGATACAGAACCGGCGAGTTGTCTTTGTTGGTGATTCAATTGGAAGAAACCAATGGGAATCATTAATTTGCATGTTAGCAGAGGCAGTTCCCAATAAACTCCAAATATATGAGGTGAATGGAAGTCCCATTTCAAAGCACAAGGGATATTTATCCTTCAAATTTGAGGAGTTCAATTGCACAGTAGAATATTATAGGGCACCATTTTTGGTTTTGCAAGGTCGCCCTCCTAAAGAATCACCTCCTCAAATTAAAACTACTCTGAAATTGGATTTGCTAGACTGGCAGTCTGTGCATTGGAAGGACGCAGATATTCTGATATTTAACACAGGGCACTGGTGGAACTTTGAAAAGACCTTAAGAGGGTATGCCATTTATTTGCACTTTTACAGCACTGCAACTATTGAATTTGAATTGTTTTGTAAGAATTTTCAAGGCCTTAATCATGAAGAACACACTATATAGCTTATGCGCATGTAGAACAGTTAAGATCCACAGTCAAGGGAAAATCACACTAAAGTCTATTGTCCAATTTATTTAGATTccaaatgccaaaatgcagttcaaTTGGTGGAGTGTGTAGGAGATTCAATCCCTATAAAGATCTTTTGGGCTATTTGTTCATCTTTCTAGAACTGATAAATAAAATATGTTCATTCAATATACTAGTATTTATAGAAGAGATTTTTTACTTTCCAGAATTTGCTCAATTTTTCTTTGAACTGATGTTGAGAATATCTCAGGGGTTGCTATTTTCAGGAAGGAGAAATGGTAAACATGACTATGGATGTGTCAACTGCATTTGAGAGGTCTATGAAGACTGTGATGAATTGGATTTCTCAAGAAATAAATCCTGAAAAGACCCATACCTTCTTTCGCACCTATTCTCCAGTGCATTTCAGGTTTGATTATTCATTCTCTGCATGCTTCCTTTAATCTTAACCTTTCTGCCTTTTGATGTAACATATGTAAGGAGAGCAGTTTATTTAGGAAATTGAGAGCTGGAGTAAATTATACATGTGGCTTGCTCATGCAGGGGAGGCACTTGGCAAACTGGTGGGCATTGCCATTTAGAGACGAAGCCAGCAGTAAGCCCATTAGGTTTCCATGATCCACATCTTCAGAGCAGCAATCACATTATTTCCAAAGCACTGGGGAAGCTACATAATCATAAGAATGCACAATTATTAAACATAACATTCTTGTCACAGTTGAGGAAGGATGGCCACTCCTCAGTGTATTATTTAGGCAATGGATCTGGACCTGCTTCCATTCGCAGGCAAGATTGCAGTCATTGGTGTCTTCCTGGGGTGCCAGATGCATGGAATGAGCTGTTATATGCAATCTTGATTGCAAAAGGCTATGGAGATTGAACCCTGGACTTGGAAATGGCAGCATGGAGATATTTTATCACATTCTTTGTAAAGTAAAATTATCAATGTTATCAGTGTTATTCAATGTATGAAATGTGTTTCAATCTGCGGGAAGGGAAGTTTTGTTGGAATTGCAGAGGATAAGGCAATGTTGGTTGTCTGTCACACCTTTTAATAAGAGTTTGGGAGTCACCACCCAAATTCCATTATGGAGAGCAACTTGTAGAAACTAAAGGAATCCCAGAACACTTAAAACAATAAGTTATAACCCATACAATTGCTCAAGGAAGCATATATTCTTTGATGGTGGACTTGCTCTGTATTTATTGTTGCATTAAGATCCATTTTGCTCCTCTGAAGTATGTTTCAAGAAAAGTATAGCAAAtccattttaatgatttttttggcaGCAGAAATATTTACTGTAATGTTTCACACTTATCATTCAACCATTTAttcaaatttctttttttaaaaaagaacTAGTTTATAAATGAGTAGTAACCACTATGGAAGCCGATTCTCTTTAATGTTACTTTTGGCCATCTGGCTGAGATAGTGAAGTTTTAACCTGATTAacccaacttggcagtaagacaGACCAAGGCAAAGCGGATTGGGCGCTGGGCTGGGTCGAAGGGATACTTCTGatacaacaaaaacaaaacaaaaaactacTATAGGAAGTTAGAAACCCTTTGTGCTAAGACTCAATCACTATGTTAGTGGAATGTATTCATGATATCTTATGAGACAAGCAGTATGTTTTCAATGTTTGACATATAATGGAAGATAACACAACTTTGATGGGTAGTGGAATATCAATATGCCAATATAGTCAACTCTCAAAGTATAAGAATGGTGAAGCCAATGGCTACTAGAAGAGTAGATAGGCCTCTCTGGTGCTTCCTATGAAACTCGGGTTGAATGCATGCCATAGACATTGGGCTTCTATCTAGTTTACATTTTAAGCGGGTTTGGGTTCTAGGCATGCTCCAGGCGTAAAACTTGAAACCAGTTGTACCCAATATCAAAAAAGATGAAGAGAACAATGCTACGAGAGAAAggaattgttatcacaaaagcttgcacccttgctgagctatcaactcagcaaccttgtgaaacatggaaacaaccccgaagtgtgggaccttgcgcaagggggttgaatcttcggagaaggTTGACTTCCTTTTCAATCGAGTGCatgtgttgaaccaactcaacactcaaAATCTTACTTCAAAActtatcctaacaacttgcagaggaaaaggaaagagagaaatgcttaaaatgaaaggatgtcatgcaccaagataagagatgtttctctccccactcGAAATGGCACAAAGAACCAATTGAAATAtctaggagatgcacaaacttcagttgtatgaatgACCTCTGTTGTTTTTGTAACTAGGGTGAAAATAAATAGGAGATGGGTTCTAATTGCCGCAAGGCAACATTAGAACCCATCCAAAAGGACTAGGCCCTTTTCTTTGTAAATCGCACCTATTCATTTAGGTGGCGTGGAAACTTAAATAGGGCTGGGCCCTCTAATCTTTGCCAAACGCGTAATAGTCCAGCTCAGTGCCCAAGGATAGGGCTTCACCAATATGTAACGTGCAAACCTcattatagggccgaccctataaccGTTACTTTGTAGCGTGTGAAGGATATAGGCCCCAAGTTGGGCGGCAATAAACGTGGTTCAAATAAACCTTGGCGCCAAAACCTCCTAGCCGACTTGGAGGGTGATTAAGGGAGTTTAATCATATATAAATGCAAGCAAATGAAGTATCATTTGATATATACACCACACACAATCAATGAACTATCTCTGCTCCTCCATATGCGAAATCTGAAAGTTATGAATACAAGTGAACTATCTCTACTGTTTATCTAATGAGGACTGCCTCTGCTATATACAATGCGAAATTTGACTAAAGGAGGACATCATCTGCTGTGCTAGCATGAATACACCTTGAGGATAGCGAACTTGTTCTCCATTGCAGCAAAGACAAGAAGGTGACTGCGAAGACAATTAGAGGACAACAAACCACCATTGAAGGGCAGTGAAGCACAATCAAAGGACAACGGATTTCTGTGTAAAGGCTTGCAAATCAGCACTGTGATTTCATGCATTCTAAGGACTGAGATAAGTCTGATCTTATCTATTATCTCTTGCTGTTGTATTGTGCCCTAGCTGGGTAAGTGAATCTACATTTTCAGAATAATAATTAGATCTGAGGatctgttgttgctgggttttttcctccaagagggaggttttcctagggtagcttttgtgttgtgtgatCCTCTATTTGTATGCTTTACTGTGCAACTTTAGTTTTCTATTTATTATGGTTAATCTGATCATGAAAACTAACAACCTCAACGCACGTATGGAGGTTAGAACTTATTGAATgttaagaggggagaaggtttcccagaAGTCACACCCAGAAATAGGTTAACACAAtatatatgtgaaagaaagccatcaacatacacttacaatggaggtaagaacacatatatagcatgcataagttgaagtaagacaagaatgatgatttcaattcattataaggccaatggccaaacttatagCTGCAGAAATGTAAGATaaatacaagtcttcaagagaagtgaaagagcatagaatagctcaagccaaaagatagagaaccctttacaatacATAACAATCTTATATAGAAAATTGGTCGCATAGGAGAGACAATTGGTCAAGGGAGAGAAGCTTTGACCCTTGTGTGTGTGCAGGGAAATGCCAGTCAGGGAATgcaaggaagtgcatgcacctgacattGTGTACTTGCAAGCAACCTGACCATACCTTGAAaatgcaatcccaagaagaaaggtacttctagaaggtggattgactgacattccaaagtcaaagTATTCAGGTGTGACATAAGTAACCACAAATAAGCATGGCCTTGTACTCCACCTGCAAAATAATTAAATACACCCTTGTAGCTCCATGAAAGAAGGTGTACAAGtcgcaagagttgttggagcattaagagccttgagtgttgatcatgtCGTCTGGAAGTGTTTCAAGCCGGAAGGAAGTTGGGAAGACTTCGAAAACACAGGTTActgaagttgggaagacttaggctTGGGATTTCGGGATTCCAGATTTCCGGGGTTGAGgatttaggaacttgggaacctgggtgttctggagttctggggttgaggaagagaagacttaggaacttgggaacctgggggttctggagttccgggttTGAGGAAGAGAAGAttgaacctgggggttctggagtttcggcaagacaacacttcatacttcatgattccattgtttcctctttgatcaactgaggcagcgctggtccatagaacatatctatgatcggttctcactgatggaccaagggtgtcataaaatgacaacatttttggtgaCCTATGCGGGATGCTTGCCCGCTAAGCATATAGATTAGTAGCCCGTGTAatccattgggcacagagtcaaAATTGCAAGAAGAAAAATGCTCTCCTCCGTAACTTGTAAAGGATCAAGATCATCCATTCTGAAGGGGAACAACCTGTGCTCCTGCACTTCTTGGAAAACGAGAAGCctaactaatatttacattgtTACAATAAGAGGCAACTGATGCTTTTTCCTCTGTCAAAGAGGAACCTTTTGAAGGAGTTGATCCCCCTTGTACCATTGTTACATTGACCATCTAACATCAATGGTTGAAGTCTTTTGTATGCATGCATTAGATCACACATACTACTCATGTGGTGAAAGAACACTTCACCATTCACCTTTCCACCATAGGGAAGCCATAGAAAATAGTCACCTGAGACATCTGGGgatgcatgaagcatacacatagtaGCAAGGGGGGAGTTTTTTAGGAGTCAACTAGCATCAAAAGAACCTTGCAAAAGAGAAGGCATCTCTTTTATACAAGGGGGTATCATTTTTTCCACAATAGCCGACCTCCTCTTGGTGTGAGTTGAAACCAAAGGAAAAGGCCTCAAACTCACATGATGATGAAAAGTATACCATATCTCTGTCTTGGCCTGCACAAGGGGGCTCTTCAGACACATCAAATTGGAAACTTTGAAGCTCGGTATACTGTCAAGTTGAGCAATCAAAAGACTATCGCCATGACCAACATGTTGTTGCTCAACGTCATCAAACTTGGTATGTTGGTCCCAAGTGAAACATTCAAGCTCGGGCACATCATCCGTAATGCTAAAATAAACATCTTCGCCTTGAATGAAgacttcatattcaacatcatcattttcagggataggggagaaccaacatacatcataatcacatgtgctGATACTCATCAACACAAATCTTAGGTTTTTTAGACACCTCACAAGAAGATCTAAAATCTTCAGAttgtctctttgtttttgtttcctcctcCTGGCTACATAAAGCAACAACCTCAGGCTCATGGCACGATCCATCCACCATGCAATATGTAGCAACAACATTACCCTTTGTGCCCTCCTCAACACTAGCTTGTTGCTCCAGAGCTACCACCAGGGGAGGTGTAGACATATCCTTCTCCTCATGATCAATAAAGAAAGGAAGATTGTCAAATGAGAGGACAATGCCTTCCTCTTTACCTTCACACTCCTCTTCAATGACCTGTTGCTGCAACTGATTATTCTCAATATCTTCTTGCAGCATCACCGATTCTTCCTCCTTTAGAGCATACGAAGACTCACCAATGGTTGGTTGAACCCCTTCCTCATGATGAGGATGGGAACCATCCGTCCTCCATACAATAGGCCTTCCTTAAAAAGGGAGATAGCATCAGGAAAGGGCATAGGTGGTGGGGTGTTTTGCAAAAGGCACTGAGGAGAAGGCTATTGTATAACAACAGCTGGAGCTCCCTTGAAACTTGGAATTTTAAAACTAGGGGGGGTAGTTGAAGGCTTGGGAGGTATCCCCTGCTTGAAGCTTGGGATTTCAAACTAAGGAACTCTAGGGGCAGAAACCTTCTCATGTATGAGCCGCATCTCTATGGTTGCTAGTTGCTTAATTTCTTTCCTAGCAGAGGCAAGTTGCCTTGCAAGAAACTCCTCATGTTGTCTTTGGGCTCCCATTTGTTGTTGTTGAAGTTGAGCCTAATAAGCAAGCTGACCCTACTGCAAATCCCACTCTTGTTGCCTCTTGAACTCCTCTAGCTGCTTGGTGAAATCAAGCAACACACTTTTGAATTTTGCAATTTACATCTTTTCATTATCTTGGGGTTGGCTGGGTTGCCAAGAAGGTTGAgtaggggtgggtgggtggcaagcattaggaaagtaCCCACCTGTTGCTGAAGTGAAGATATTTGGGTTGAAACTAGGAGTAGTCCCAGTTCGGTCCTATTGGTAAGGAGGGGGAAAATGGCTGACATTCTCATAGAATGGGGGTGAATAGAAGTTACACCCACGATATGAACTCATTTTAAAGCATTTGAAAGAGATGGAGTTTGGTTAACAAAATGCTTAAAAGAGCAGACAACCCCTCTCAACCAGAGACTGATAACATACCACAGATCCACCAAATAAATGCAGTCGCCAGGTGCTTGAAATatgttgcctccaaaggcttgATGAGCTGAAGAACACACCGAATCTTCAGTTGGCTTGGGCTTAAGACTGTATGACCAGTAAATTTCCTCTTAGAGTCACCAAGTGTGTGAAATGTTGCCTCCAAGGCTGAATACACTAAAGAACACACCAAGTCTTCAGCTTGATGAAGGATGAGTCTGAACTTCGGTAACCTATGTTTCCGAAGGCGTACCaacgggcgtgccaaaaactgttatcacaaaagattgcacCCTTGCcgagctatcaacttagcaaccttgtgaaacatggaaagtgtggaaccttgcgcaagggggttgaatctccggagaagggcgacttccttctcaatccgagtgcaggtgttgaaccaactcaacactccaaatcttacttctaaacctatcctaacaatttgcagaggaaaatggaagagataaatgcttaaaatgaaaggaggtgatgcaccaagataagagacgtttctctccccacccgaaatggcacaaagaatcaactgaaatacccaggagatgcacaaacttcggttgcatgaatgacctcaacgcacgtatggaggttagaacttgttgaatgtcaagaggggagaaggtttcccaaaAGTCACACCCAGAATcaggttaacacaacatatatgtgaaagaaagccacaaacatatacttacaatgaaggtaagaacacatacacaacatgcataagttgaagtaagacaaaaatgatgatttcaattcattataaggccaatggccaaacttatagtTGCAAAGATGCAAGATAAATAaaagtctttaagagaagtgaaagagcatagaatagctcaagccaacaaggagagaaccctttacgaTGAGGCATAACAACCTTATATATAAAACTGGTCGCATaggagagaccattggtcaagggagagaagccttgacccttgtgtgtgTGCAACAAAATGTCAGTCAGggaatgcagggaagtgcatgcacctgacattgtgtacatgcaagcaacctggtCATACCTTGAAAATACAATCCCAAGAAGAAaggtacttctagaaggtggattgactaacatTCCAAAGTTAGAGCATGCGGGCATGACATAAGTAACCACAAATAAGCATGGCCCTATACTCCACCTGCAAAAATCATTAAATACACCCCTGTAGCTCCACGAAAGGTGTACAAgttgcaagagttgttggagcattaagagccttgagtgttgatcacaccaCCTGGAAGTATTGCAAGCCGGAAGGAAGTTGGGAAGACTTCGGAAACACAGGTTACTGAAGTTGGGAAGACATAGGCTTGGGATTTCGGGATCCCAGAGTTCCagggttgaggacttaggaacttgggaacctgggggttggGGAGTTTTgaggttgaggacttaggaacttgagaACTTGagggttccagagttctggggttgaggaagagaagacttagaaacttgggaacctaggggtttcggagttctgggtaagagaagacttaggaacttgggaacctgggggttccggagttccgggtttgaggaagagaagacttaggaacttgagaacctgggggttttggagttccgagtttgaggaagagaagacttaggaacttggaagCCTAGGGGTTTCAAAGTTTCGTAAAGACAACACTTCATATTTCATAATTCCATTGTTGCCTCTTTGATCAACTAAAGCAATGCTAGTCCATAGAACATATCTTTGATCGATTCTCACTGATgtaccaagggtgtcataaaatgacaacatgaaTCAACTTAACTTCATGAATCAAGGAAGTGATATCAGTTCATATTAGAGAGTGGTAGAGTGTTAATACACTATTGATTCAAATGCAATATGTTTGGTATGAATCTGTATATCCTTAGCCACAAGGGAAGTAGATGCAGGCGAGTTTGGCATAAGTTGCTCATTTACTCAGGCCAGTAGGTGCAAGGCCCTTTTATAAAGTGGAAGAAAGAAGAAGTTCATAATCTCTTGTATCACGGGTAGAAATGACTTGAAAATTGTTTTAACAGATCAACATTACCATTTTATATTTAATGGGTTCATCATACCAAGGCCCTTTTTCAAAATCGAAGAAAATGAAGTTCACAATTTGTTATATTGCATAAGATCGACATTACCATTTTAGATTAATAATATCATCCTACTTAAGGCCCTTTTCTAAAGTGGAAGAACTATGAACTTCACAAATTGTTATATTGCGGGGTGGAGATAACTAAAAACTTGTTTGTCCAAAGTTTCTGATTTTGACAATGTCAGTTTTTTGCTTCGACATTTCAGATCAAACTCCATCATCCTTCATCAGGAAGTAAGGATCATGGAGTTTGATTCGAAACATCCAGGCAAAGAACCCATATGTCTGTAAAAAATTGTTTAACAGATTGACATTACCATATCAAATTTAGTGGAAACATGCTATTAAGGCTCATCGCTAAAGTGGAAAAAAGATGAAGCTCACAATTTGTTGTATTGCAAGGATAGAGATGACATAAAAAAAGGTTTATAAATATTTAACAGATTGACATTTTAGATTAACATCTATATGTTATTGTACACTTAAATAATTACAATGATGATTTGGTGCATTTGCATAAAAGCAAGATCAATGCTCATAACTTATAAAGAATGACAGTCTGTAATGGCCAAAAGTTATGAGTGTGGATTTGATCTTTAACTGAAAAAATTCTTTGATGATGGTCACGGGTATGATCCAGAACGTTATCATAAAAAACTGTTACAGTTCTCTCAAAAAAAACATTAATGGGTCATTAAATATAGAATATGCTGCTCCTACATAGAATTCTTTGTATAATATAGTCGTTTCTTAGATCTGGAAAAACATAAAGTCAAATCTGGGAGGCAATTCtcaatagaaaattcaaaaaagaaaaaggcaaaaacacCTTGATTATGATGGTACGGGCAAATCCATAACCAAACAAAATTAAGTTCGTCGACTTCAATAAAGAATGAATTCGATGGTGGGAGGAGAATGTTAGAGCCACACCTCCATTGATTGAGGCGTGGATAAAGTTTCAATATACCCACCATGTGGGGCATCCATACAATTGTACAGGTTTCCCGCTATTCTAGAAAATCACCGCCGCTTGTAAAGCGATTAGTGTGGACATTTGACAAAATCAACATTTGTGTCGTTATCTGTATTATATTTAGCTTCGTGAACGTTAAAAGTGTCGTTTTCGTCTTCTTCTTGTCGCACTGGTGACGTGCTAAGAGATTTCTTTTGTCTATGATATAAAAGGTTACAATTGAGAAACCTCACCTTTAATATATATAAACACTCAACAATACCTCAATGGAGTTTGAACCTTGATGACAAGAGCAATGACACCACAATTTAACCATTACACAAATATAATATACATTGTGTGATGATATGCTTCATATAAACAAAATTATGCTTTAGTTAATTAGTTTATAAGCTTCTTCATCAATTCCCACATTCATTTTTTAAGCTTCTTATAATCTTCCAATGTAATGGAATTAGTCCTTAACTCACTTCGCCTTAGAGTAAAATCTATTATTTCTTGATGGCGAAAACTCTGACTAGAGAAAATATTCACTTAAGTGATAAATGGTTGTGGTTCCACATATGTAAGTTCTTCACTTATAGTCATGGTTGTGGTTCCACATATAAAAGTTCTTGGATTATAGTCTTGCTTAGTT
This genomic stretch from Cryptomeria japonica chromosome 8, Sugi_1.0, whole genome shotgun sequence harbors:
- the LOC131041616 gene encoding protein trichome birefringence-like 11; the protein is MESSFSPTKSFKRLYCKVDSQVCSGGIFGFGLIIVAFFFFIYFDIKTISVGLLLHTEDGQLNNFFENSSSVETNIDIRSFSDVPRPEFSRNFTKCDLYTGSWIWDESHPLYQSTSCPFIDPGFRCQENGRPDKLYMKWRWQPFGCNLPRFNATDMLNRIQNRRVVFVGDSIGRNQWESLICMLAEAVPNKLQIYEVNGSPISKHKGYLSFKFEEFNCTVEYYRAPFLVLQGRPPKESPPQIKTTLKLDLLDWQSVHWKDADILIFNTGHWWNFEKTLRGGCYFQEGEMVNMTMDVSTAFERSMKTVMNWISQEINPEKTHTFFRTYSPVHFRGGTWQTGGHCHLETKPAVSPLGFHDPHLQSSNHIISKALGKLHNHKNAQLLNITFLSQLRKDGHSSVYYLGNGSGPASIRRQDCSHWCLPGVPDAWNELLYAILIAKGYGD